The DNA segment TTATTTGGACCTGCTAAACAAAATACCTAACGTTTTACCAATTGAAAAAGAATATTTACTGACTCTTATCAAACacgctgcagaaacgcagaatcATAGAAGGTTTCTTGCTCTAAGCGCAGAAAATACCAGTTTGAGAAAAGCCAACATGAGCCAAGAAAAGGCGGCTGCGAATGTCAGTGGCGCTCGTAAAGCAGCGCTCGGAGTCCGTCGGGCTCGGGAGTGATGTCTCGTTTTCTGAAACATAGCAAAGTTTTCGACGACTCGAAGGGCCGTTTCTTTCTCGTCTTATTAACCGAGGCGTCTGACGAAAGACTTTCTAAACTTAGCTTGTCGATAACAGATGGCAACAGCGTATGGAAAGCGGCTACGAGCTTCGAAGAGTCGTGTGGGTCACTCAAATCTCGTCGCGAAGAAAACGTTAAGCATTTAATGTGAGTGTGAAAGGTTTGGCCATAGTCAGTATCTGGGCCTTTTGCGATGCCTGGGCTAAGGCGGCCTCTTTGCAGGAAGCGCATCAGCAACTGTCGACTGGAATCCATTGACGACGCTGAAGAGCTGACTGTCACGCTTGTTCCGCCCGGAAAAACGTACGAGCTGAAGTTCAAGAAGTCTGCCGACGTGAGTGCTGCGTTGCAACGATTTGACCTGCTAGTCGCTGTGGCTGAGGCCGGTGATCTTAAGACGCTCGTGGACACTGTGGACGAGGATATACTGGCTGTCTCTCCGTCTAAGAGGGCCAAGTCTCGCAAGAAAGAAGCTGTCCCCGTGGAGAAGGAAGGCATGAATCTCCTGAACCCTAGGAGCAGAAAGATCGCCCATGAACGTTGTAGCTAAAGAATAGTTAGTGGCCTCCGCGTACAGACGCAACCAACTGAGCACTACTCAGTCAAGGAGGTCATATATAACCTCAAAGTAAGGAGCCCACAAAATCAACTCAGCTTACCAGCCATGTATATAATGAGCGCGAACACTTAACGACCAGACGAGAGAGATTCTTCTGTACTGTACTATGAGAGAGCTTTCTGTACTTGTGGACTTGTGCTCTCTTGCTAACAAGCATGTATACCAGTGCAGAAGAGTAAGGAATGGACTCAAGTACCACATGCAACACCACAAACCTCACTTCACTGACCTGCTTTGAAACCTTTCCTCAAGAACGACCCTGTCGTCTGCGCTTCCCAAAATTCTAGGCAGACAATgcaccatggatggatggatggatggatacggctgaaccctttgcatcgggcggtggctcaagccacctagccatgtcttgtgaaattttactcctgtcttgcttttagccaccaatcagataaccttcgcttggttacttctaacctcttaaaatccactttcccttcactatccctaaaccccaatgccttgggtaagtcagccccgctgctttccactgtagggtgaagccctttacagaaaagtatcaagtgttcagccgtttcctcctcctctccgcacgcaatgcacaaagtgtctatctcctggtacctgactctatacgtcttagtccgcaaaaccccagtcctggcctcaaacaacaaagagcttcccatacaattatcatagatattttctttgacaatttcctgtttaaaggtccggtatgtttccagtgccgatttcgtcagcatccctgttttccacagagctctctctgcttctttaacctttttcttagccgataattgctgatttgcccctttactgctgtccagatattttcttgtcaattttctagttcgctttctccatttcgtgtcaacattctttatatacaggtatctgaaaactttcctagcccactgcatttcctccatctttctcaatcgttcctcaaatgctatcttactgctagcctctctgctctcgaaagacgcccatcccatatcaccctgtaccccctgatttggtgtattgccatgtgctcccaaagctaacctccctactccccgttgcctaatttccagccttgcttgaacatgcCATTTTTTAGCGCTGCCtggcggccagtctgcgcaatgtcgaAGCGATCTCGGGGCCCACTGAgtcatgttcttcaggaggcactGCAATAACAAAGAAGGCACGTGCGTTGTTGTTGTGCGTGCTGATAGACATCCTGTGCATGGGCATTCAAGATGAGCAAAGACGAGTCCATTTAAAGCGGAAACTTCGTTCACAAAACATCAGTGCTACCATTGAGTTCGACGGAGACATTGCGCATTTGACAGGTGCTGCAAACACTGACGCCGTCCATTTGAGCGGGCATATCTGCTAGGAAAATGGACGGTGTCGTTTGCACTGCTCTGGTTGAAGCGGCAGAACAGACGCGCATGAATTAGCGGGTCGTATTTTTTACCGATACAATCGTGTTTTAGGCGCCGCACATGCAATTCATTCAATGCACGTGTCGCATGTCTTTTTCATGTGGCTCCTCGAAGTTGCCGGTATTCTGTTGCGCCATTCATTTTACGAGGCGTTGTTACTATGTTGTCTCATCGATAGAATCACGTTTTCTTTGTCGGATTGTGCAGCAGGTGCACCAGTTAAGGCTACCGCATTGGCACCAGTATAATGTGAATGAGAACTCTAGTTTGTGGCAGTTGGTTCATGgctcacaaagaaaacggcgcgaaatatgGAGACAAAAGAGAGACAAattaacacgacaggaccagcggtCTCACTGGAGCCCGAAAAAAATGTCCTTGACTGTAGTTAGGTTGCATTAGTAGCGAAATTACTGGCTTTTGACCTTTTCTTGGTAATTTTATTCTTTGCAGGGCAGTGCACAAAATTCCAGCACCTCAGTGCTGAATGAAGTGGACTACAACAAGGATGTGGTCAGCCTTTGGTGCAGGCCAGGCATCAAGGACACTCATGCTTTTTGCATCCTACGCAACATTACAATTTCCTGTGCTCAGCACGGTTCTTCTGCTGTCAAGCGGCATGCAAACATGACAAAACATCTGcaggcagcagcaaagaagcgAGATTCAAACGGTGTACTTCTAGCGCCCAAGACTGTACAAAATACAATAGATTTTTCGCAGGGAAGCCATGTGCCTCATTGCAGGATCAAGTGTGCGAAGCTTAGCCATATTTGCAATGTCTGTTGTTTGAAAGAGCATTCCCTACTCGTGGGGCGACACAGCAACTTGCATTTATAGAAAGATGCTTCCTACAGGGATGTGGCAAAGAATTTCACCTGTGTAAGGGCAAAGCTTTCCTATGTCATCTCGGATGGTCAGGGGCCTCGCTTCAAATCGAAAATTGTGACACAGTTGTGTCGtgcaaatctttttttctttgatgATTGATAAAACACCAAAACCAGAGCAGCGTGTGCAGCAGATGTGGTTAGATATTTCTCCTAGAGTGTGCAACAGGTTGTAGTTGTACACTTCAACTCTTTTGACCTCTGTAGTGACAGTGGAGATATAATTGTAGACTACATAGAGGATGGTCTAATGGAGCTACCATAGGAAGGGCTATTTTGCTTCTTCAGTGACGGCCCCAACATCGTGAAGAGTGTGAATTCGAAACTTAAGCAAAATATTAACCCAAATCTAGTCGATGTTGAGTGCACAAAGcattttcaaagggcttggattTGTTTTCCTCTGATGTCGAGAAACTTGTGAGGAATGTCTATTATTACTTTAATCGTCCTGTGTGTACAGAGGGCCTGAATGCACTAGAAATACTGAGACTAGCACCTCAAGTTTTTCTCAGACGTGTCTCTAACCGCTGGCTGACATTACAGAACTCTCTAGCCCATATGCAAGAACAGTTCATTGCACTgaaatcattctcttttttttagaGAACAACGCTGGTAGAAAGCGACCAGATGCCCAGATCCAACGCAACGGACTTGCCTCAGCTTTTAGCAGCAAGACCCTTTACGCAAAGGTGTTGTTTCTAAAAGATTCTGCAGAGCTCCTGAGTGGGTTGGAGAACTTTTTTCAATGGCAGCAGCCACTCCGACATGTCCTTCATGATGAGAATCTGGCATTAGTGCACAGAGTTTTGAGCCGTGTTTTACGAAGTGATGTGTTCTGTAACAAGAGTGTAGAAGACCTGACCAAACTCAACCTGGACATTGCATCCATCTGGAAGGGGCAGCCAAAAATTGTATTTGGCACAGAGAAAGCAATGGAAGGCTCGTACTCcgcagagaaaaaagttttcagcctTGGAGCTCCGCGATTTTACCTTGATTGTTCAAAGGCAATGCTTCGGAAGCTCCATCTGACTGACAATGTGATCATGCATGCAAGGGTTCTTTCCTTACAGTATAAAAATTCCGAGCAAGAGGTGCGGTCCTTGCGCTATATTACGGGGTAGCTGCCTCGGGTTTTCGCTGATGATGAGGTGTTGTTTGTCGTTGATGAATGGCACATGCTGAAGTGTGATGATGACAACGGCTCCCTGCACATAGAAGAAAGCATGGATTACTGCGAGGCAAGTTTATTTCACCTGAAGACTATAGCAGGCGGACAGAGATAGCCCCTTTAAAAGCACTTTTTTCTTCACTCCACGGCAGTGCCAACCTAGAACAAGGCTTCAGCGAAAACAAGTACCTCCCAGATGGACGGAGCACTCTGAGCATTGCTAGCATTAATGGAACGCGGCATGCTAAAAGATTCCATCTGCTCTATGATGGTGATGCAAGCAAGGTTTCTCTCAGCCTTGACCTTTGGAGGAGTGTGAAGCAGTCTCGAGTGATATACACAAAAAGGATGAGTGCCGAACAAAACAGGCAAACTGAAGGCAATGGAAGATATTAccttgaagcacaaaaaaaaagaaaaatgtaagaCCAAGTGGTGAGCAGCAAGGCATTGCTCACTAGTGCCGAGGAAATGATCAACTCGGGCGTCAAGCAAAAAGACAAAGGCAGAAAGCGGCCGCATGCTTTTAACAACAGGAAATGCAAGCTTGAGCAGCCACTTAATGAACTGAAGGAACTGGAGAAGCTAATATCCAAGAAGGCAAAGCATTAATGTCGTGTTAATGAGATCAGTACTAGATATATGCACGCTGCTAGTGAGGTTTTAGTTGTGCAAAAGCGGCTTGGTTTTGTCAAGTATCTTGTCCTGGTCAAATCTAGTCTGACGCAGACACTTCTAGTCTAGTCAGGTCCTTCAGTCATACTTCAACTGCATATAAATGTGCAGTATTTATACCAACCTTGCCTTATATTTTTGTGTCTCTTGCTTGTTTCTATAATATTCTAAGCTTTGGATTAACCTGTTTTGCAGGTTTGCACAAATTGACCTCAGCCGTGTGGGTTTCTGCAGAATTCATTGGTCACAGATTTGCAGGACTTTGCCCACTGAAACTAAAACATTTGTACTGAACTTAGTTTTATGCatggaacatgaaaaaaaaaaaaactcctttttGTTATGGTTTGTAGCTTCGTTGCATTACTGGAGTTTATTTTAAATAACTGCTTTAATATTTACACCTCTTCATTTTTTGTTCTAAGAGTAAGCTTTCTTTCCTGTTACAGTGCTGGTGCTCTCCAAAATGAAGATTTTTTCCCCCCGTCATCTGCTCCAAATGTGGACTTCGGTGCTCAAAATGGAGTTTTCTTTCCAAGTGCCCTGCTCcagttttgaatttttctgctccaaaaagTGCTCTGATTCTTACCTCAGCTGTTACACATTTGGGAGTGGTAGATTAACTTTGTCTTAATTGTCACCTTAAGGTCCAAAATAGAGGTTAGTTTAGTCGCTTGTATCAACTTGTAGTGGCATGCATAAGATTATTTGCTTGTAAGGGCAGTTTTCAGATAGATCCAGTGCCTTGGGGCTGGTCTACACAGCCCTGGTATCTGAACTGAACGACAAGCACTGCAATGATCCAGTTTCTTTCGTTATTCTGATTTATCACGTGTCCCAATTCCTATGAAAATCTCAGAATTAATTCCTTTGTTCCTTGCTGATACATTTTTTGTTTCCATAGCACTGTATGACCTTGTCACAATTCTCTTTGTGTTTGTGGGTGAAATCTAAAACAAAAGTGCGTAACTAGTAATGAACGGAACACTTCGCCAGTGATacaaaatgacatttttttcttttttcttttcagattgTAAGCCTTTGTGACATAGTCGATGAAATGATGGTCTGCACTACCAGTCTGAATTATTTTCGGCCAAGCAATCGTTACTTGCCTCATTTTTCACTGCAGCGCAGTGTGTTCAAGAGTGTCTTTTTGTTGTCATGTGTATTTGCATGTTTGCTTACCATTGTAAAAAGCTAGCCAGTTTCATTTTGCACTTAAGGTTTTACATGAGGATTTTCCAACTTTCCGATTTTATGTATTACCACACATAGCGCTCGTGGCTTGTCCTTTATGTGTTTTGCCCAATGGAACCTCATACAAGAAAAGCTCGAGACTTTATTAGTTCAAACTGTATGACTTAATTCATTTGTGCTCCATTGAAGTCTACATAAAAAACAGCCCATTAATTCGAATGTGTATTGGTTCCACTGCTGTTTATTAGAATCGTATGGGTACACTGTCACCACAGCACCGCACCTATGAGGCCTCATCCGTTCTTTGGAGATGTGAAGAAAGTAACGACATTGTTGCAAGGCTGAAGGATGGGAGTGGCTTTACAGCAGCGGCAATTAAGGGGCATGACATGTGTCAGTGGCGATCTCCAAGGCTTCATTATCTTGCTTCATTAACTG comes from the Amblyomma americanum isolate KBUSLIRL-KWMA chromosome 1, ASM5285725v1, whole genome shotgun sequence genome and includes:
- the LOC144113890 gene encoding uncharacterized protein LOC144113890 isoform X4 is translated as MSRFLKHSKVFDDSKGRFFLVLLTEASDERLSKLSLSITDGNSVWKAATSFEESCGSLKSRREENVKHLMKRISNCRLESIDDAEELTVTLVPPGKTYELKFKKSADARSALGVQAVQRNRKQASNGSCALSAAIPQQFTATSRPT
- the LOC144113890 gene encoding uncharacterized protein LOC144113890 isoform X2; the protein is MSRFLKHSKVFDDSKGRFFLVLLTEASDERLSKLSLSITDGNSVWKAATSFEESCGSLKSRREENVKHLMKRISNCRLESIDDAEELTVTLVPPGKTYELKFKKSADVSAALQRFDLLVAVAEAGDLKTLVDTVDEDILAVSPSKRAKSRKKEAVPVEKEGMNLLNPRSRKIAHERCS
- the LOC144113890 gene encoding uncharacterized protein LOC144113890 isoform X3 produces the protein MSRFLKHSKVFDDSKGRFFLVLLTEASDERLSKLSLSITDGNSVWKAATSFEESCGSLKSRREENVKHLMKRISNCRLESIDDAEELTVTLVPPGKTYELKFKKSADHSVIFYLVILLHNVDSKVPSLVPLFQNTMPRLDALKMVYRGIHDTSWSLQQ
- the LOC144113890 gene encoding uncharacterized protein LOC144113890 isoform X1 is translated as MSRFLKHSKVFDDSKGRFFLVLLTEASDERLSKLSLSITDGNSVWKAATSFEESCGSLKSRREENVKHLMKRISNCRLESIDDAEELTVTLVPPGKTYELKFKKSADGSAQNSSTSVLNEVDYNKDVVSLWCRPGIKDTHAFCILRNITISCAQHGSSAVKRHANMTKHLQAAAKKRDSNGVLLAPKTVQNTIDFSQGSHVPHCRIKCAKLSHICNVCCLKEHSLLVGRHSNLHL